One genomic window of Streptomyces sp. NBC_01498 includes the following:
- a CDS encoding DUF6875 domain-containing protein, which translates to MDVTRYVQSMHAYCPFLEASAARGLTRWTVYEIATGAGRHAVEAELFHAAVDAAERVRLPERRQGALLCENVVVLDGSSDLDHRKLMAWPHWALKHLYGPVGIMFGKFARGVQERDRAGRNIPLAPFSFLAVRTSVRRLDPIFLKDTPDLSSVVAAANDDGRDVFEKIPCDWKMVREWASSLPAPRKH; encoded by the coding sequence GTGGACGTCACCCGGTATGTCCAGTCGATGCACGCGTACTGTCCGTTCCTCGAAGCTTCCGCTGCCCGGGGTCTGACGCGCTGGACGGTGTACGAGATCGCAACGGGAGCCGGTCGGCACGCGGTCGAGGCGGAGCTGTTCCACGCCGCCGTTGACGCGGCTGAGCGGGTACGCCTACCCGAGAGACGGCAGGGCGCACTCCTCTGCGAGAACGTTGTCGTCCTGGACGGTTCGTCGGACCTGGACCACCGAAAGCTGATGGCGTGGCCCCACTGGGCGCTGAAGCATCTGTACGGGCCGGTGGGAATCATGTTCGGCAAGTTCGCCCGAGGCGTTCAGGAACGGGACAGGGCGGGCCGGAACATCCCGTTGGCCCCGTTCTCGTTTCTCGCCGTGCGTACCTCGGTGCGACGGCTCGATCCGATTTTTCTGAAGGACACCCCGGATCTCTCGTCGGTCGTAGCCGCGGCCAACGACGACGGCCGCGATGTATTTGAGAAGATCCCTTGTGACTGGAAGATGGTACGAGAATGGGCGAGTTCGCTCCCTGCCCCGCGGAAGCATTGA